Genomic segment of Acidobacteriota bacterium:
ATGATCAGGAACAGCATGGGGCCCAGCACCAGGCCCATGCGCAGCAGGTGCTTCAGGGGCTTTTCCCGCAGGTCGCCGTACCGGGAGAGGTAACCGGCCAGGAAGATGACGGCGATGATCTTCGCCAGCTCCGAGGGCTGGAAGGACAAGCCCGCAAGGTGGATCCAGCGCTGGCTCCCCTTGATGGCGGGCCCCGCGAACACGGCGGCCAGCATGGCGAAGGTCACCGCCAGGAGCCCCCCGATGACCCAGGGGTTCCGAAGGATCCGCATGGGGACCTGGATCACGAAGAAGAGGAGGACGATCCCCAGGGCGGCGAAGACCAGCTGCTTGTGGAAAAGGTAGTGGGGGGACTTGAACTTCGCCTGGCTCACCTGGAGGGAGGCGTTGAACCCCATCACCAGGCCGAAGGCCAGGAGGAGCAGGGTCCCGTAGAGCAGCCCCTGGTGGATGTTCCAGTTTCTTTCCGTCATGGGGTTTTCCCGCCCGAACCGTCGTTTTCGCCCTCCAGGGCGCGGACCGTTTCCTTGAAAACCCGGCCGCGGTGCTCGAAGTTGTCGAACATGTCGTAGCTGGCGCACGCCGGGGAGAGCACAACGGCGTCCCCCGGTTCCGACAGCGCGAAAGCGCGCCGGGTGGCCTCCTCGAGGGTTTCACAGAAGGAGTGGGGGAGCCCGGGGCCCAGGGCCTCGGCAATGAGGGGCGCCGCCTTCCCGATCAGCAGGCAGTGGCGCACACCCTTGCGGATGGGCTCCAGGAGGGGCGTGTAGGGGCTTCCCTTGTCCTTGCCCCCCAGGATCAGGACCAGCGGCCGCCGGTACGACTTGAGCGCCAGGAGGGTGGAGTCCACGTTGGTGGCCTTCGAGTCGTTCACGAACAGCCGCCCGGCGATCTCCGCCACCGGCTCCAGCCGGTGCTCCAGCGCCCGGAAGGAACGGATGCCCTCCCGGACCCGGGCGTCGTCGAGCCCGAGCAGGCGGGCCATGACGGCGGCCGCCAGGGCGTTCTCGAGGTTGTGCGGCCCCGGCAGGGGGACCTCGTCCACGCCCATGAGGCAGACCGGGCGGCCGTCCGTGTTGAGCCAGATGTGGTGGTCGTAAACCCCGGCCCCCTTCAGCAGGTCCTTCGGGACGGCCGGCCGGGCGTCGAACCAGTACACGGGGCCCTCGAGGCGCACCACCCCCTCCGCGAGACGCCCGTCCCGCGCGTTGAGGACCGCGGCGTCCCCCTCGGCCATATTGCGGAAGAGGTTCCACTTGGCCTCCTCGTACTCCGCCATGGACGGGTACCGGTCCAGGTGGTCCGGGGTGATGTTGAGGATGGCGCCGATCCGCGGCCGGAAGGTGTCCACCGACTCCAGCTGGAAACTCGACAACTCGGTGACGTAAACGGCCTCGGGGGCGTCCTCCGGGATGAACTCGCTCAGCGGGGTCCCGATGTTGCCCGCCGCCACGGCCCGTCGACCCGCGTTCGCCAGGACGTGCGCGGTGAGGGCCGTGGTGGTGCTCTTCCCGTTGGAGCCCGTGATGCCCACCAACACACCCTTCAGGCGTCGGAAGGCGAACTCCACCTCGCTCCAGACGGGGATGCCCCGGCGGGAGGCTTCCGCGAGGAACGGCACGGTCAGCGGGATTCCCGGGCTCAGGATCACGGCGCGGGCCCCGTCCAGCAGGCCGGACGGGTGTTCCCCGAGGGTGAGGGTCAACCGGCCCGCGCCGCCGTCCGCCGCCTCCAGGGCCGCGGCCTCCGTCTCGAGCTGCGGGCGCGGCTTGATGTCCGTCGCCCGGACCGCCGCCCCCTCGTCCAGCAGGCGGCGCGCGGCCGCCAGACCGCTCCGGGCCAGCCCCATCACCACGTAGGTTTCCACGGGTTCTGCCATCACTGTCCACCCTCTGCCGTCGATTGTTCCGCCTCCGTCCGGTCCGGCCCCAGGCTCCCTTCGAGTGCCCGGACGATGCGCTCCAGGCCCACCCCCCGGGACCCCTTGACCACCACCAGCATCCCGGGCCGGACGGCCTCGATCACCGCCGGGGTCGCCGCGGCGGCATCCGGGTGAAATTCGGCGGGGATGCCGAGGCGCTCCGCCTCGGCCGCCATCTCCCGGGCGTCTCCCGCCACCCCCACCAGCCGGACGTTCCCCAGTTCCGCGACCCGTCGCCCGATCTCCGCGTGGAAGTCGGCGGAACCGGGCCCCAGCTCGCGCATCTCGCCGGCGACCAGCAGCGTCTCCGGGCGCCCTTCCCAGGCGCCCAGCGTGGTCAGGACCGACCGCATGGCCTCGGGGTTCGAGTTGTAGGAATCGTCCAGGACCCGGACCCCGCCGGCCAGGCGCAGGGCGGCCCCGCGCATCCCCACGGGTGCCAGCGCCTCCGCCGCCTCCAGGATGGACGCGTCGTCGAGCCCCGCGGCCAGGCAGACGGCCACGGCCGCCGCCAGGTTCATGAACGCGTGCACCCCGGTCATCCCCAGGCGGAGCCGGTGGATGCGGCCACCCCAGGAGAGCGACCCCGCCATCCGGTCCACGTCTTCCACCCGCCAGCCGAGCAGCCGCACGTCCGCCATCGGGTCGGTCCCGAAGAACAGCTTGGCCGCGGACGAGCGTCGGGCCATGGCCATCACGAGGGGGTCGTCCGTGTTGCAGACAAAGGTCCCGGTGGGTTTCATCCCCTGCACGATCTCCTCTTTCGCCCGGGCCAGGGCGTTCCGGTCGGGGAAGAACTGCAGGTGGACGCTCCCCACGTTGGTGACCAGGGCGATGTCGGGGGCCGCGACGCCGCACAGGGCCGCGATCTCGCCCGGGGAACTCATCCCCATCTCCAGGATCGCCATCTCGTCGGCGTCGTCCAGGTGGAAGAGGGCCAGGGGGACCCCCAGCGTGTTGTTGAGGTTCCCGGGGGTGCGGAAGACCTTGCGGCGCGTCCGCAGGAGGGCGGCGATGAACTCCTTCGTCGTGGTCTTCCCCGAACTGCCGGTGACCCCGACGACCCGCCCCGGCCAGTTTTCGATCCGCCAGCGGGCGAAGCGGAGGAGCGCCTCGCGGGGATCGTCCACGTGGATGAGGGGGAGTTCCGGGATGTCCTCGCACTGCCGGTCCGCCGACACGACGGCCCCGGCCGCGCCGGCCTCCCAGGCGGCGTTCAGAAAGCGGTGTCCGTCGGTGTTC
This window contains:
- the murD gene encoding UDP-N-acetylmuramoyl-L-alanine--D-glutamate ligase, producing the protein MAEPVETYVVMGLARSGLAAARRLLDEGAAVRATDIKPRPQLETEAAALEAADGGAGRLTLTLGEHPSGLLDGARAVILSPGIPLTVPFLAEASRRGIPVWSEVEFAFRRLKGVLVGITGSNGKSTTTALTAHVLANAGRRAVAAGNIGTPLSEFIPEDAPEAVYVTELSSFQLESVDTFRPRIGAILNITPDHLDRYPSMAEYEEAKWNLFRNMAEGDAAVLNARDGRLAEGVVRLEGPVYWFDARPAVPKDLLKGAGVYDHHIWLNTDGRPVCLMGVDEVPLPGPHNLENALAAAVMARLLGLDDARVREGIRSFRALEHRLEPVAEIAGRLFVNDSKATNVDSTLLALKSYRRPLVLILGGKDKGSPYTPLLEPIRKGVRHCLLIGKAAPLIAEALGPGLPHSFCETLEEATRRAFALSEPGDAVVLSPACASYDMFDNFEHRGRVFKETVRALEGENDGSGGKTP
- a CDS encoding UDP-N-acetylmuramoyl-tripeptide--D-alanyl-D-alanine ligase, translating into MTSPRLTLFQLAEILCGRLTGADADRPVAGLAIDTRKMEAYEVFFAVQGENTDGHRFLNAAWEAGAAGAVVSADRQCEDIPELPLIHVDDPREALLRFARWRIENWPGRVVGVTGSSGKTTTKEFIAALLRTRRKVFRTPGNLNNTLGVPLALFHLDDADEMAILEMGMSSPGEIAALCGVAAPDIALVTNVGSVHLQFFPDRNALARAKEEIVQGMKPTGTFVCNTDDPLVMAMARRSSAAKLFFGTDPMADVRLLGWRVEDVDRMAGSLSWGGRIHRLRLGMTGVHAFMNLAAAVAVCLAAGLDDASILEAAEALAPVGMRGAALRLAGGVRVLDDSYNSNPEAMRSVLTTLGAWEGRPETLLVAGEMRELGPGSADFHAEIGRRVAELGNVRLVGVAGDAREMAAEAERLGIPAEFHPDAAAATPAVIEAVRPGMLVVVKGSRGVGLERIVRALEGSLGPDRTEAEQSTAEGGQ